Below is a genomic region from Vairimorpha necatrix chromosome 1, complete sequence.
TCAATCAGTCATACAGGCGAACAATGGTATCGATATGGGCCTGAAAATTACGCGAAGTGACGAACCCAATGACAgtgtaataatttttatacagaTTCGGCTATGGAAAAATTGCATCTATTTGACATTTAAGCGATGGATGGGACCTTTACGGTGGTTTCAATTCCATATTATCAACTTTACCAATTAGTTTATCCGTGATGTGCATGTAATCCCTGATGTTATTTGCAATTTTGAAagataaaagttttaaaacctattgttttttgtttcaaatgttaaaaaaaaaggttTCCAGAGCTCAACCCAAGGTTAATAAAAACTGATTTTGAGTATGCTGCGATAAGGGCATTTTCTATAGTTTTCCcagattttaaaatttcctgttttctttttcacTTAGCTCAGGCTATTGTTAGGCGTGTTCAAAGTTCAGGATTTTCTTCTGTTTACACATGTTTACCTATGGTGCAAAAGTTTGTTTTGTCTCTTACGGCACTTGCATATGTTGAATATGACAAATATTCCCTACTTTTTTgatactaaaaaaagacTGAAATTTTTTGGAATGCTTGACTGAGTTATATTGCTATTTCtttacaaattatattgatttaGGGGctgttttttttcgaatttGTGGAACACGCGAAATAATATGGATATAGATTTTCCAAGAACGAATAATGCTTTTGAAGGTTGGCATAATACCTTTAAAAACACATTTGGTACTAGTCGCTACAGTTTTTATCTATTAGTGAGCAAGTTAAAGGATGAAGAAGATATAGTTAGAATCAAGATAATACAACAAACAGTTTTAAATCATGTTTTTGACCgtaaacaaaaatacattGATAAAGAGCTCGGCTAGctgatttgtttttaataaaactgTGGATGAAGGGTTTGGTGCTGATTTTGTCTTTGAAATtattgaaatattaaattttatttttattttttttttcggaAGTTTCGTCCCGGTAACCCTtacttatatatataacaatctaaaacttttaaatatagcaattttatgaaaactGTTAAAATTAGttcttaaatttatgttCATATAAATGGCaatattgaatatttttatgacttaatgtaatttaaatataataaaatttgtattttgcTTACtctctttttttgatttattttttttcttcgaAAACTTCCTAATTAAGAAATTTGTCAGATTTGAAAatgtgtttattttttaaaaatcgaATGTTTTATGTTTCTTCTCTCAATTACATTTTATGGTTCTCACTGCCTATGTTTTCTATTGTTATACATATACTTTGtaacataaaattaaaacctTTTCTGtcacacaaaaaaaatctttaaaattttaaatattttttaatttctggTTTCAAGACTTTActgaatattattttaatttacagTAATATATCGCATATAGCATACAAAAAAACCTTACTTCGTGTAACAATATATTGAACTTtgcaataaaatttatcatcaCCTAAACATACTCTTATTATTTCAAgtgatttattatttatactataattataaacaataaaGCCGTTGCCAACGAGAAGTATTATGACTTTACTCTCTTAAACCATCCCAAATATCAACTATTGATATTTTACTGCTTAACAagatcatattttttttacaggTAAGAGGAAGAAATTTAACATAGGGACTATAGAAAATTGTGTGCGGCTCTTTTAGGATGATGATATGAGACTTTACTCACTAAAACTTCCTCCATATAACTTGCAGGGATAGCAAGCTTCGCTTTTCCAATAGACTTTTACCAGGCGAATATTTTTCCCGCCAGATCTCATCTCGCGCCCAGTGTGACCAAACGGGGATGTACATAACGGGCATGTTTATCTATAACTCTATTAGAGAAGTCATTGTGCTGGCAGAGATCACTACAAACATCTATAACGCACACAAGGGTTTTACATGCCAGCATCAAAAgaatgaatttttatattactGCGTCGACCACCAATTTCCAATTGGTTTAAGCTTCTGTATCCCTGTATTGTAACATCCTGTATGATAGAGTCAGTGAGCTCTTTTATTGCTTTACTTTATCTAGTCTTTTTGTTAGCTTTAGATTCCAGACTAGAGTTAACCAGCCATGGGTATAACTATTACTTACCCACCAGATACTTTTATGAATCATAAATTACCACAAAGTTGATACTGTTTTTCAGCCTCAAGGCGCGTATCTACAATAGTTCTAATTCCTTTATGGCGTGGCGCACAAATTTCATCAAACTaacttaataaatatcGTTGACATTTCATCACTTTAATTATTCCATTTCTATAGTAGAGACTAGTAATATTTTGGTCCTCCGGGATTCGAATCCAGCCATGTTCAGTTAAAGCTTCGCTTCTATAGACTAGAGGCAAGAGGTATCaaattagttttatttttgcgTCAAGGTTTACGATGGTCAGCTGAAGAAAAAAGCGGAATCTGGACTGTAAGAGGtaaaagtaataaaaaagatagaaTCTTGTAGGACTTGATTCGAGAGGTTTTTAGAACATCTTTTGTAGCAAATTAAGaacattatttttctcTTAATACAGAAATATATAAGTAAATATTCTATATACAGGTTATGTAATTATATGTttagatatatttttatagttgCCTCCTTTGTTTGTTTTCGCATTGTTGCTTCATCGGCGAAACGAATAACAAACGGTGGTATCGACCTCTGCCACCGTAATATAGGCGTCTATATCATTTCATTggttacaaaaaattataatgcatctttttgtttaaacCTCAATATATAATCatgaaattaatatattttaatcaaaaaatgcttattgtaattattatttatagttgAACAAGGATGGATTCCGCGTTGGCGTCTCTTGCTTGTAGGTGGCTTCTCATCTCACTAGTCTTTTCCACTTCGGCTTCGTCTCCTCTTCTTTAGTAGTCtagaaaaaatctttttagcGTTGACTTCTGAATATACGCTTCTACCTTCTTAGAGGTTTAAAGTGTTTTGGTATAAGATTTATATACTTAGTCTCTATACCGTCTCAAGGGATAACGTAggcaattatttttgtttttaaccCATATATTAGGCCCAGTTCGTTCGCATATATAATCATtacataatttaaaattaaattttatacccCCTTTTCATTAAATATGACGAGAATGAAGACTAGAGAAGAAAAGGAACAGTTAAAAAAACTGTTTTCGTGTTATAATTCCATCTTGGATAATCATGAGATAACTCAGTTAtcaaatgatattttaagtAAGGAATGTGATTTTGATCAAAATGATCTGCACAATTTCTTCGAAGCTGCAATAAGAACATATAATGATATTCCCTATCATAATGCTACGCATGAGATTAATGCATTATATAATGGaaaaatctttttcatAGACCAAAAATTGAACGAAAAGTTAGGTTTATCTTTTTGATTTGCTGCCTATTGCATGACATAGGCCATCCAAATTCCGATTCCTGTGGgcataataaatttgatttagAAAAACTCCATGgggattttataaatgaaaatactGTCTGAATTTTTGCCCGGACATTTGACG
It encodes:
- a CDS encoding calcium calmodulin-dependent 3-cyclic nucleotide phosphodiesterase 1b; this translates as MTRMKTREEKEQLKKLFSCYNSILDNHEITQLSNDILSKECDFDQNDLHNFFEAAIRTYNDIPYHNATHEINALYNGKIFFIDQKLNEKLEIGASYKNFDDFMCRSRKLEKLNRDTRMEGARKKAVEVEYFSSIILSRARGGGEF